A window of Deinococcus aerophilus genomic DNA:
GTACCACACCCACGGCAAGATGGACAACCTGCCGCGCATGTGGGGCTTTCAGGCCGCCGGGGCCGCGCCGCTGGCCCGTGGCCTGGACCGGGTGGACAACCCCGAGACCATTGCAACCGCCATTCGCATCGGCGCGCCAGCCAGCGCCCACCTCGCGCGGGCGGCGGTCAGCCAGTCGGGTGGGCTGTTTGATCTGGTCACCGACGACGAGATCATGGAGGCCTACGCCCTGATCGCCGGGGAAGGCGTGTTCTGCGAGCCGGCCAGCGCGGCGCCGGTGGCCGGTCTGCTCAAGCTGCACGCGGCTGGAAAACTCCGGGCCGGACAACGGGTGGTGGCCGTCCTGACGGGCAACGGCCTGAAAGACCCCAGCAGCGCCATGCGCAACGTCGTTCCCCCGGTGGCGGTGGAGGCCCGGCTGGAGCGCGTGATGGAGGGCATTCTTTGAAGGTGGGCTGCCTGCACGCCCTTGCCGGCCACAGCATTCAGCAGCTGACACAGGGAGAGGCCCCGTGAGTGCTTTTGTGGTCCGGGCCCCTGCCAGCAGCGCCAACCTGGGCCCCGGGTTTGACAGCCTGGGCCTCAGCGTGCCGCTGTACACCACCCTGACGGTGACGCCGGGCGAGCGAACCGAGGTGGTGCCCCTGGGCCCGGAGCTGGAAGGCACGCCTGCCAACGAGGACAACTATGTCTACCGGGCCATGCTGCTCGTGGCCCAGCGCACCGGACAGCCGCTGCCCCCGGCCCGCGTGGAGATCCACACCGAGGTGCCGCTGGCCCGCGGCCTGGGCAGCAGCGCCGCCGCCCTGGTGGCAGGCATTGTGGCTGCCAACCGTCTACTCGGCAGCCCGCTGGACGACCACGCCGTGCTGGACGTGGCCGCCCGCGAGGAGGGCCACCCCGACAACGTGGCCCCGGCGCTGTTCGGGGGCATCGTTGTGGCCACGCTGGACAAGCTGGGCACCCATTATGTGCGCCTTGACCCGCCCGAACACCTGGGTGTCACGGTGCTCGTGCCCGATTTCGAGCTGAGCACCAGCAAGGCCCGCGCCGTCCTGCCCCGCGAGTACAGCCGCGCCGACACCATCCACGCCCTGTCGCACGCGGCGCTGCTCGCCGCCGCCCTGGCCCAGGGCCGTCTGGACCTGCTGCAGCACGCCATGCAGGACTACATTCATCAGGTCTGGCGTGCGCCGCTGGTCCCTGGCCTCAGCGACATTCTCGACGACGCGCACAAACACGGCGCGCTGGGCGCGGCCCTGTCCGGCGCGGGACCCACGGTACTGTGCTTCCATGACCAGCGCGGAACAACCGCTTCCCTGCACGCCTATCTGCTGGGAGTCATGAAAAAAAATGGGTTGACCGGGCGTGTGCTGGACCTGCCCATCGATACCCAGGGCACCCTGGTCACCCCGGCCGATTAAGTCCTCGGGCAAGGGATGGGGACCGCTATTTCATGCCCTCGTTGCCCGTCTGCTTGATCTGCTCCATGCGGCCCAGGGCCTCAAGCCACTCGTGCTCGGAGATTGATGCCAGCTCACGGCCGTCGTGGCGCTCGACCAGCACCTCGCGCATGGCCTCGGCCTCACGCAGGCTGGCGCCCTCGCGGCCCATGCGGTCCAGAATGGGATCAAGCTCCATGCCGCGGCCGACCTTCATGCCGCACGCTCCGACGCCGGACCGGGCCGGGCCCCCACGTTCACGGAGAACTCGGGTGTCTGCTGCCGCGTCACCTGCCACAAGGCCACTGTCGTCATGGCCTCACGGTAGCGGCCCACGGACTGGGGAGAGGTGAGGCGCAGGCGGCAGCTTCTTTAGGGTGCCGCGCCCCGGTTCGGCTCAGCGCTGCGGCAGGCGGACGCGGCTGCTCCCGCCTGCCGCAGCGGGCCTGCAAAGCCAATGAAAAAGCGAAAGACTCCGCACAGGACGGAGTCTTTCGCTTGTGGTGGCCAGAGCCGGACTTGAACCGGCGACCCAACGATTTTCAATCGTTTGCTCTACCAGCTGAGCTATCTAGCCGCGTTTCCCACACGGGGAAACCTTGGCGGTCCGGACGGGATTTGAACCCGCGACCTTCTGCGTGACAGGCAGATATGCTAACCGCTACACTACCGGACCAAGTGGAGATGAC
This region includes:
- the thrB gene encoding homoserine kinase; amino-acid sequence: MSAFVVRAPASSANLGPGFDSLGLSVPLYTTLTVTPGERTEVVPLGPELEGTPANEDNYVYRAMLLVAQRTGQPLPPARVEIHTEVPLARGLGSSAAALVAGIVAANRLLGSPLDDHAVLDVAAREEGHPDNVAPALFGGIVVATLDKLGTHYVRLDPPEHLGVTVLVPDFELSTSKARAVLPREYSRADTIHALSHAALLAAALAQGRLDLLQHAMQDYIHQVWRAPLVPGLSDILDDAHKHGALGAALSGAGPTVLCFHDQRGTTASLHAYLLGVMKKNGLTGRVLDLPIDTQGTLVTPAD